The Anaerolineae bacterium genome includes the window GCCGATCTGATGGGTGAAGCCAACAGCATAGGGGTTTCCTATTCCAGTATCCTGGAACTGTCCCGCGGAGCCGCCGAAGATCATGATTAAAGTCCGATTCCTGGGTACAGGTTTTGGCGCAGCTTCCTTAGGCGCGGGGGCTTGAGGCGCCGGCGCAGGTGCTTGAGGCACAGCAGGGACACAAGCAGCAGCCAGAGTCGCACTGGCTATGCCCGCTCCTACCACCTTCAGGAAATCACGCCGTGAGAGTTGCTGATGTAACGCGCTCATCGCTCTTCCTCCTTTTGGGGACCGGCTAAGTCCACCATCTCTTCATAAGCGGCACCAATGCAGATAAAACCACAAATCCAAATAAGTGGACAATCATGAGGTAAACCAGAAGCACATTCTGTCGTTTTCTCTTACTTCCTCTAGCAAAGAGGAGCTAAGTTAAAGTGCCAATCTATCCCACTAAATTTATAACCTACATTGCTATCCATGTCAAGCCATTTGAACGACCAAAAAGCACTTACAGCTCCCGCGTGCCCAGCGTGATCACATCATGCTGCATCAAATGGGCAGTTGCAACGCCGATCACCATCCCGATCAGATACCCGTAGGGAAGCCCTACGGCGAGAAGACCTACCAACAGGCTCACGGTGAGATCGCCCCTGGAGGAAAGGTCACGCACCAATCGCATGAGCGTTAAGCCTTCAAACAGCAGGATAACCCCCAGGATGGGAAGCGGGAAAACTTTTATGACGGTTTCAAATCCCCGCCCGAAGAACAATCCAAGGAGCACGTAGAGCGCGCCCTCAATAATGACGGAGCCTCCCGTACGCGCGCCAAAGGCATAGTGCCCTGCCATTCCGCCAGAGCCATGACAGGTGGGAATGCCGCCAAAGAAGGGATTGACCAGGTTCATCAAAGCATAAGTGAAGCTAAGCTGCCGCACCGTCAATGGGCGGTCGGGGAACAGATCTTCGGCGATCTGGCGTGTGGCCAGGATAGAGTTGCCCAGGGACAGGGGAATTTGTGGCAAGGCGAGCAAGAAAAACCCGGTGAGGATGTCTTGCCACTGAGGGATGTGAACCTTGGGTAGGCCCAGGCCGATGCCTTGAAGTAGGGATGGCGCCTGAAGTTTAAAGGCAAAAGCGTACACAAGACCGACTAGCACGAGAAAAAGAGCAGCAGGGTACCTCCTGTTCCCAAGAAAAATCACGGCGAAGATAAACGCCACTGCGGCTAACCAGTAACCCGCCCCCCCGTCGGATTGCACGTACTCCTTGAGCGCTAGCATGGCAAGCTGAAGGCCAAGCCCGAACTGAACGCCGCGCACCACACTCTTCGGCACAATCCGGGCTAGCCAGTCGACCACCCCGGATACCGACAGCAGCAGCATGGTCACGCCAATGGCAAGCCCCGCGCCATATAAAACGGAGCCCCCCACCTTTTGAGCGATCACAATGGCAGCTACCGCTTTGAGCGGCTGGACGGGCATCGGCATCCGATAGCGCAAGCCAGTAAGAATCTGCATCAGGCCAAACATGGTCAAGACGCTTGCGCCATCCAGGTTAGCCGCCAGTGCTACACCGACGACTAGGGGCAAATCTGTGCCAATGTCGCCGAAGGCGCCAGCCAACTCGTTGCGATCGAATCGAATCGAGGGCGAAGCGGCCTTGGTGATGGGTCTGAAGATTCTAACATTCTCCACAGACGGGGTATCCCTCTGATAACCCTATACCGAATCGTAGTCGGCTTTTAACTCCACTCCCTGATCCCGAATGCGGGGACGGGAGCTGGAATAGGGCTAAGAGTCCGACTTTGGCAGCTTCTATCACCATGCTGTAAGCATCGCTTCGATGTTGGCCAAGGGGACATCCGCTCCTGCCTCTCCCTGGCCGATCAGGCCACCGGCCGGCGTCTCGAGACATTGTTTCATCTTCCGCGCCGCTCGGCGCACATCCTCCGGAGTACCATACGGCAGCGTGTGCTGGCGATCCAGCTCCCCCCAGAAACAGATGCGCCCCGCAAACCGCTTCCCCAGCTCCTCCACCCCCATGCACCACACCTGCGAGTTCAAGGCATCCACCCCCAGGCCGATCAGGTCCTCCATGATCTCCAGGATGTATCCGTCGCTATGAAAGAAGACGAACTTGCCAGCCCGCTTGGTCTCCTCAAACATCTCCCGATAACACGGGGCGAAGAAGCGACGCCAAATCGTCGGGCTTACAAGCAGCTGGTTCTGCGAGCCCCAGTCATCGGAGAAACTGATGGCGTCGAAGTCATGCTGCAGCGCATGGCGCAGATCGGCCATGTTAAACTCATGCACCATGTCCCGCAGACGATAAGCTTGCGGGTGGTCCTCGGCCAGGTCTATCAACAAGGCGCTCATGCCGCGCAGCCATTGCAAACGCTCGAACAGCCGGATGAAGCCGCCGACGATGAACTTGTCACGATGTTGACGGATGGTGGCGTCCACATCCTTGTAGCCGATCCCCAGCAGGTGAAACGGGGGGCGGTAATGATCCAACTTGGCGTAATCGGCCAGGGGGTGGTGTTTGGGCTGGGCGAAGATGCCGGGGTACTCATTGCGCCAACCGACGCCCCAAGGGTCGGTCCATTCCCCAGGGCGGTATTGGGCTTCGTCTTCCCAGACGATGCGATGACCGGAGGGGCCGAAGTCGATGGGATAGCGGCGCAGAAGCTCGTGGAGCTGGTCGCCATAGCGTTGCCAAGCGGCCGGCAGTGTCCACAGGTCCACAGGCGTGCGATCAGGGTTGGCAAAGGTAACGGCGCGCCGAACGCGCTCTCGGCTGTCCATTCTCGCGCTCCCCTTAGTCATTTGATTCTCAACTACTTACGGATCAACTCACAAAGGCTGTTTTTGATCTCCGTAGGTCGCGGGACAGATGCTCTCCTACCATTCTCAGGATTAAACAAACATAGGAACTCGTGGAGCTGGTCGCCATAGCGTTGCCAAGCGGCCGGCAGTGTCCACAGGTCCACAGGCGTGCGATCAGGGTTGGCAAAGGTAACGGCGCGCCGAACGCACTCTGGGATGTTCACCAATGCCCTCTATGTCCCTGCGGCCTTCTCTTCCTCAGGCACATGGGATGTATCGTTCACACAAGAGACGGACACCCCCATCGTGAACACCTGAACCACTGTGAGCGAGGCCGGGCTGATGACAAGGCGCTGGAATAAGTCGAGGTGGATACCTAGGTAATGCGCTAGACAGGCTTTGATCACGTCCGCATGGGATACCACTGCGACGGTTTGACCAGGGTGAGCACGCACAATCGCATCCAGCTCGCGCACCGCCCGCACTTGCATCTCGTAGAGGCTCTCACCGTTGGGAAAGCGAGCCTGCGATGGGATCACCTGAACCGTGCGCCAGAGGTCAGCCTGCTTCTCAGCCAACTCTTTCACGGATTGCCCGGTCCAATCACCGTATCTCACCTCTCCCAGCCCATCCCGAATGCGAACGGGTAAGCCGTGGGGCTTCGCTAGGATCTCAGCCGTCTCAATCGTCCGCTCTAGCGGACTGCTGTAGATGGCGGCGATCTTCTGCTTCGCTAGCCGTTCAGCCAACGCCTGCGCTTGGCGCCGCCCCTGCTCGTTGAGGTGAACCCCCGGCGTCCAGCCCGCTAGCCGATCGCTTCCCACCCAGTCATTGGTCGCATGGCGGATCAACAGTAGAGTTGTGGGCTGCGGCTTGTGTTGAGATTCTTCCGCTGGCTGATGGTCCTGCCCTTGAGCGCTTTCGTGATGGTTCAATGCTGAGCAACCCCCTTCTCAAGGATGCACAATGCAAGATACATGGCCGCGGAGGAAGTTTCTGTATGCTGCATCCGGTATCCTGTGCCTCGCATTCCCACCAAGCTGCTGGTTTGCTTATGACGGCACAGCGTCCACCAGATCCACCAGCCAATCCTCGGTATTATGTCCATGGCGTTTGCCCGTGTTGGCGCGAAAGCCCAGCGTGAACTTGAGCTCCTCACCCCGCTTGAGGAGCTTGAGTAACAGCCGGTTGGGGCCAGAACGCAGGGTGACGCGATGTACGTTGTTGAACGGTGCCCACCACACACACTCGTCCGCTTCGCCGACCAACTCGCCGTTCAGATAGAGGCGATAGCCATCGTTGTTGCCAATGACGATATAGGCAGATCGTTCATCTGGGGAGATGACGGTACGGGCCAGGTAGGCGCAATATGGGCCGCGCAGCCCGATCAGCCGCGAGGGATCTACTTCGTGCTCGTAAGAAGGGACGATCGCAGGCCGGCCTAGCCGGCGCGACCAGGCTTGATACATCGCCTCCACGTCCACGTCCGGCTCCGAGAGATAGGCGCGTTGCAGTGAGACGAAGTGCTGATTGAAACGCCGACGTTGTTGCACAGGATCGCTTTCATCTGGCAGCGCATCGTAGTAAATCCCCAGCAACCGCCACAATCCTGCGCCGGCAACGCCGAAGGTGTATGTGACGGGTGGGTGCGTGCCCAGGCGAGCGGTGAAGAGATGGCGCATGGGCCATTCGACCGCATGGGCCGGGGCGTGGAGCGCCACAGGGATGGCGCGGTGGATCGAATCCACCCGCACAACCTCGGGCACCACGGCCCAACCACGCGGCCCTTCGATGGTCAAAGAGGTGTTCGCGGGCACGGGGCCCTGAATATGCACAGTGATGTTCACCGTATCGCCCGGCGCGGCTGCGGGCAGCCCTTCGTAATTAACCCACAGACGGATGGCAGGGGCTTTGGCAGTGGCCGGCAACGGTGCCATCTTCGGCGCGCCGGTGATCTCTACACCAGTGGCGCATTCTTTGGCCAAGAGCACGCCCATACGCGCCGTATCTCGAGCCAGAGCGGAGAGGGTCATCTCAGGCCGACGGTATTCGATGCCCATCACCAGCTCATCGCCCACCGCCCGTTTGAGATGTTCTGGGATGCGGCTGGCGCCCAAGATCTGCCCGACCAGCGCGGCTGCGGTGGCCAGGGTGCAGTCGGTATCGTAGCCGCAACGAAGGGCGGCCAGCATCGTCTCCTGCAGGTCGTTGCCGCCGTAGAGCAGGCCCAGGAAAGTGAACGGCACATTGATCTGCGAGTCGCACGCCTCGGGGACTCCCGCCAGCGCCATCAGACGATCGCGGGCCTCTCGCAGGCTCAGCCCCTCGTCGTAGGCCTGAAATGCGGCGCGGGTGAGCCGCTCGATCGGGGTGTCCTTGGGCAGATAATGCATAAACATGGAGGCCAGACGGCGCACATCAGGCACGAAGAAGGCCATAGAGGCCATGGCAGCGAACATCATCTCCGCCCCGACGGACTGTTCCGTGTGATCCAAGCTGCCGTCCATAGCCGCGTAACGGGCGGCCAGATCGGGCGCGCCAGGGAAGACATAGCCCCAAATCTCGGCGCGGATAGGACAGCCCATGCCGGTCTCCCAGAATTGGTTGCTAAAACGGCCAGAGTAGGGTGGATGGATGCCCAGGCGCCAGTTGCGACGGAAGATGCCGTACTCATTGAACGGATACCAGCACCCTTCCAGCCAGGCGGCCGCCAGGTCGTCCGACGTCAACGCGGCTCCCTTCTCCTCCAACACCTTCAGCCAGAGGACCTGAAGATCCAGGTCGTCGTTAGGGGGCATTTGGGCAGGGAACATCTCGTCTGGACGGATCTCGATCCATCCCTTGTTCCCTTCGAAGCGGGCCCCGACGGCCCCGCCCATGGACTTGCCGATCCATCCGCCGAGGACCTGGTCGAGATAGCGGTCGTATGAGAGATGCATTGATAGGCTCCTTTCCTTAATGTTAGAGCATCGCAACGGTCATGGTCAAAACGAACGAAGGCGAAAGTTGAAGGACGCGATCTATGATCGTCTTTGGCGGATAGTGAACGACTATCCGCTATCGGCTGATCGTTGAACGACGGGTGGCGCGGTCGTCTGCCGGATCACCAGCCTGCATTGGAGAGTTACTTGTTGCGGTGGGAGATCAGGCTGCTGGAAACGCCGCAGCAAGAGCTCAGCGGCCTTGTATCCGAGCTCGTAAGTGGGCTGCGCCACCGTCGTCAGAGGAGGCGTAGTCAGTGCTGCGAACGGGATGTCGTCGAAGCCGACGATAGACATCTGTTCGGGGACGCGAAGGCCTCGCTTCCGGCAGGCCGTGATGGCACCGATAGCCATTAGGTCATTGACAGCGAGCACAGCCGTCGGCGGATTGGGCAGATCGAGCAGGCGATAGAGCGCCTGTTCACCTCCATCTTGGGAGAGATCAGCCTCAATCATCCATTCCGAGCGGATTGGGAGCTGGTTGGCGATCAACGCTTCCTGATATCCCAGCCATCGTCCTACGGCGATGCCTCGTGTGTAGTAGCCGCCGATGAATCCGATGGCCTGATGGCCCAGGCTGACCAGGTAACTCACCGCTTGGAACGCGCCGTCCTGGGCTCGGCTGGTCACGAAATCTACGTTGGGGTCGTTCAGGCGGTTGCCGACAAGGACGATGGGCACCCCTTTGTCCAGCAACTTACGGATGTAGCGATTGGTCTCCGGAGCGATCTGGAGCTGAGGAGGGGTGATGATGAAGCCGTCTACACCGTGCCGGTAGACCTCCCGCAGGACGTAGAGCTCTTTTTCGGGATCTCCGTCAGTGTTACAGATGATCGGGACGTATCCCTGGCTGAACACCATATCCTGGACGCCTCGCGCCAGGGTGGCGGAATATGGGTTCTGGATATCGGGGATGACCAGCCCGATGATCAGGGTTCTCTTCTTCGCCAGCCCGCTGGCCAAAGCGCTGGGGTGATAATCCAGCTCCTGGGCTGCCTGCAGGACACGGGCACGCGTCGCCTCACTGATGCGGGCTGTGTTGTTGAACACGCGCGAGACAGTAGATGGGGATACATTTGCACGTTTTGCGACGTCGTAGATCGTAGCCATGATACGTCATTAAGCCCTTCTACGCCATCATTAGTGATCTTGGGAGCGCTATTATCCTCTCAGCCCTGTTACTACTACCCCTTGGATGAACAACCGTTG containing:
- a CDS encoding ADP-ribosylglycohydrolase family protein; its protein translation is MHLSYDRYLDQVLGGWIGKSMGGAVGARFEGNKGWIEIRPDEMFPAQMPPNDDLDLQVLWLKVLEEKGAALTSDDLAAAWLEGCWYPFNEYGIFRRNWRLGIHPPYSGRFSNQFWETGMGCPIRAEIWGYVFPGAPDLAARYAAMDGSLDHTEQSVGAEMMFAAMASMAFFVPDVRRLASMFMHYLPKDTPIERLTRAAFQAYDEGLSLREARDRLMALAGVPEACDSQINVPFTFLGLLYGGNDLQETMLAALRCGYDTDCTLATAAALVGQILGASRIPEHLKRAVGDELVMGIEYRRPEMTLSALARDTARMGVLLAKECATGVEITGAPKMAPLPATAKAPAIRLWVNYEGLPAAAPGDTVNITVHIQGPVPANTSLTIEGPRGWAVVPEVVRVDSIHRAIPVALHAPAHAVEWPMRHLFTARLGTHPPVTYTFGVAGAGLWRLLGIYYDALPDESDPVQQRRRFNQHFVSLQRAYLSEPDVDVEAMYQAWSRRLGRPAIVPSYEHEVDPSRLIGLRGPYCAYLARTVISPDERSAYIVIGNNDGYRLYLNGELVGEADECVWWAPFNNVHRVTLRSGPNRLLLKLLKRGEELKFTLGFRANTGKRHGHNTEDWLVDLVDAVPS
- a CDS encoding LacI family transcriptional regulator; the encoded protein is MATIYDVAKRANVSPSTVSRVFNNTARISEATRARVLQAAQELDYHPSALASGLAKKRTLIIGLVIPDIQNPYSATLARGVQDMVFSQGYVPIICNTDGDPEKELYVLREVYRHGVDGFIITPPQLQIAPETNRYIRKLLDKGVPIVLVGNRLNDPNVDFVTSRAQDGAFQAVSYLVSLGHQAIGFIGGYYTRGIAVGRWLGYQEALIANQLPIRSEWMIEADLSQDGGEQALYRLLDLPNPPTAVLAVNDLMAIGAITACRKRGLRVPEQMSIVGFDDIPFAALTTPPLTTVAQPTYELGYKAAELLLRRFQQPDLPPQQVTLQCRLVIRQTTAPPVVQRSADSG
- a CDS encoding MSMEG_4193 family putative phosphomutase — encoded protein: MNHHESAQGQDHQPAEESQHKPQPTTLLLIRHATNDWVGSDRLAGWTPGVHLNEQGRRQAQALAERLAKQKIAAIYSSPLERTIETAEILAKPHGLPVRIRDGLGEVRYGDWTGQSVKELAEKQADLWRTVQVIPSQARFPNGESLYEMQVRAVRELDAIVRAHPGQTVAVVSHADVIKACLAHYLGIHLDLFQRLVISPASLTVVQVFTMGVSVSCVNDTSHVPEEEKAAGT
- a CDS encoding putative sulfate/molybdate transporter, which translates into the protein MENVRIFRPITKAASPSIRFDRNELAGAFGDIGTDLPLVVGVALAANLDGASVLTMFGLMQILTGLRYRMPMPVQPLKAVAAIVIAQKVGGSVLYGAGLAIGVTMLLLSVSGVVDWLARIVPKSVVRGVQFGLGLQLAMLALKEYVQSDGGAGYWLAAVAFIFAVIFLGNRRYPAALFLVLVGLVYAFAFKLQAPSLLQGIGLGLPKVHIPQWQDILTGFFLLALPQIPLSLGNSILATRQIAEDLFPDRPLTVRQLSFTYALMNLVNPFFGGIPTCHGSGGMAGHYAFGARTGGSVIIEGALYVLLGLFFGRGFETVIKVFPLPILGVILLFEGLTLMRLVRDLSSRGDLTVSLLVGLLAVGLPYGYLIGMVIGVATAHLMQHDVITLGTREL